CGCGGCCGCGAGGGAGGCGTGCGACGAATGCGCGGCGGAAACGGTGCGGCTCGGCGCGCTGCGAGATCGCATGGAGCGCTCGCTGCTCGAGCGGATCCCGGGGGTGGCCATCAACGGGGCGGGCGCCGCCCGCGTGGCCAACACCAGCAACATCCGCATTCCCGGGGCCGACAGCGAGGCGGTGTTGCTGGCGCTGGATGCCCTGGGAATCGCCGTGTCGAGCGCCTCGGCCTGCGCGGCCGCGCGGCGCGACACCTCCCACGTGCTGCGGGCCATGGGCCGGTCCGCCCGCGAGGCCGGTAATTCGCTGCGCGTCAGCCTTGGCTACCGCACCACCGCGTCCGATGTGGATAACTTTCTCGCCGTGCTGCCCGACACGGTGGAAGGAATGCGCGCGAGCACGAAACCGGCCCGGACGCTTTGACAGGCGGCGGTGGCTGCGTTATCCTGCCCGCCCGGAAGACCATTCTCTTAACACTCGAGGAAACCAAACATGTCGATCAAGCCGGACAAGTGGATCACCCGTATGGTCAAGGAATACGGGATGATAGAGCCCTACGCGGATGCCCAGGTGAGCAGCAACGCCGTGTCCTTCGGCGTGTCGTCGTACGGGTACGACATCCGCATCGCAGACGAGTTCAAGATCTTCACCAACATCAACTCCACCGTGGTGGACCCCAAGAATTTCGATCCCCGCTCGTTCGTGGACTACAAGGGCGACGTGGCCATCATCCCCCCCAATTCCTTCGCGCTGGGGCGCAGCGTGGAGTACTTCCGTATTCCGCGCAATGTGCTCACCATCTGCGTGGGAAAATCGACCTACGCGCGCTGCGGCATCATCACCAATGTGACCCCCTTCGAGCCGGAATGGGAGGGCTACGTGACACTGGAGATATCCAACACAACACCGCTTCCGGCGAAGATCTACGCCAACGAGGGCATCGCGCAGGTACTGTTCTTCGAGAGCGACGAGGACTGCCTGGTGTCCTACAAGGACAAGAAGGGCAAGTACCAGAAGCAGGTGGGGATCACCCTGCCCCGGGTCCCCGGAAAATAGCCCCAGCGGGCGTCTGGGAGGGGTCTGGAAAATCGGCAGGCGGTATTCGGCCCCGGGCGCCCGAAATCGGGCGTCTGGGGCTTTTTTGTGTTTGACAGGTTTTGGCGTACCTGATATTCCAAACGCAGCAAAGAGGCTCTGGAGAGCCGTTTTCTCACCATTCACAATCTCTCTCGGAGGGAAGTCCGAAATGGCAAAAGCTGCAAAGAAGGCCGCGAGCGTCGAGCTCATCATCTCCAAGTCGCGGACCAAGGGAGCGGCCAAGGGTTACAACGTGTCGAGCGAGTTCTATCCGGCGCTCGACAAGTACGTCCGCATGGCCATCAAGGCTGCCGGCGACCGCGCCAAGGCCAACAAGCGCAAGACGCTGAAGCCGTCCGACCTGTAGAACGACGGTTGACGTTTGAAGTCACGAAGGGGCTCGGCCGAATGGCCGGGCCCTTTTCGCCGGGTGTCTCGATGGAACGGAGGCGATGAGATATGTGCCGGTGGATGGCCTACCAGGGCGGCTCGATTCTCCTGGAAGAGCTCCTGTTCAACGCTCAGAGCAACCTCATCGACCAGAGCATGAGTTCGCGTTCGGCGGAAACACCGACCAACGGCGACGGGTTTGGCGTGGGCTGGTACGGGTCACGAGAGCGCCCCGGCCTGTTCCGCAGCATCCGTCCCGCCTGGAACGACTTCAATCTGCGCGACCTGGCCGGCCAGATCCATGCGCATCTCTTTCTCGCGCACGTGCGCGCCACATCGCTGGCGACCATTCAGGAGACGAACTGCCACCCGTTCCGCTACGGGAACTGGCTGTTCGTGCACAACGGCGAGATTTTCGAAGTGGAGAAGGTGCGCCGCGACCTGATGATGGCTGTGGACGAGCGCTACTTCAACAACATCGCGGGAACGACAGACTCCGAACTGATGTTCCACCTCGCACTGACCTTCGGTCTCGAGAAGGATCCCTCCGCTGCACTCGCGCGCATGGCTGGTTTCGTTGAGGCAACCGCGCGCCGGCATGGCGTCACGGAATCCCTGTGGATGACGCTGGGGTTGAGCGACGGCAAGCGGCTCTTTGCCGTCCGCTACGCGAGCGACGGCGATGCGCCGACGCTGTATCACTCGCAAGCCGTGGAGGAGTTGCACCGCATCAACCCGGCTCTGCGCGAAGAGCTGGGACCACAGACGCGCGTGGTGGTCTCGGAGCCCATCGGGCGGTTCGCCGAGATGTGGGTGGAGGTCCCGCAGGGATCGCTGCTCGAAATGCAGGGCGGCGACCTGGAGATCCGTCCCTTCCAGCCGACCGGGTGACGGGCGCGCCGACCCGGGCCGCGTGCACCCCTTCTACTGGGCCGCCTTCGTGGCCTCGGGGAGGCCCTGACGCCGCAATTCCCGCAATTCCCACCCCTTGCGCCGTCGCGGGCCGCGTGGTAGATTCACCCAATTAACCCGGAGGACAGTCCGAATGCCCGATAAGATCCTCGGGACGGGGGTGACGTTTGATGACGTTCTCCTCGTACCCGCGAAGTCGTCATTCCTTCCCGGCGACGCCGACGTTTCCACGCGCCTCACCAAGAAGATCAAGCTGAACATCCCGATCGTGTCGGCGGCCATGGACACGGTGACCGAGGCACAGTTCGCCATCGCCATCGCGCGCGAGGGCGGCCTTGGGTTCATCCACCGCAACATGACCCCGGAGCGGCAGGCGGAGCAGATCGACCTGGTCAAGCGCTCCGAGAGCGGTGTCATTTCCAACCCCATCACGCTGGGTCCGTCGGTGCTGGTGCGCGACGCCAAGGCGCTCATGAAGAAATACGGCGTGTCCGGCGTGCCCGTCACCGACAAGAACGGCATTCTGGTGGGCATCCTCACCGCGCGCGACCTGCGTTTCAACGACGACGACTCGCTGCCCATCAAGAAGCTCATGACCGCGAAGGGCCTTGTGACCGCACCGGTGGGCATCAGGATGGAGGCGGCGCGCAAGCTCCTGCACGAGCACCGCATCGAGAAGCTGCCGGTGGTGGACGCGAAGGGCTATCTGCGCGGGCTGATCACGGTGAAGGACATCCAGAAGAAGCTCGACTTTCCCAACGCCTGCAAGGACACGCTCGGCCGCCTGCGCGTGGGCGGTGCGGTGGGGGTGGGCCCCGAGGCGCTGGTGCGCGCGGGCCTGATGGCGGAGGCGGGCGTGGACGTGGTCACCATCGACACCGCGCACGGTCATACCACCAACGTGATGGAGACCATCGCCGCCATCAAGAAGAAGCACAGGACGCTACCGGTGGTGGCGGGCAACGTGGCCACCGCGGCCGCCACGCGTGACCTCATCAAGGCCGGCGTGGACGCCATCAAGGTGGGCATGGGTCCGGGTGCCATCTGCACCACGCGCGTTGTCGCCGGCGCCGGCGTCCCGCAGATCACCGCCATCATGGACTGCGCTTCGGTTGCGTCCAGGGCGGGCATCCCGCTCATCGCCGACGGCGGCATCAAGTACAGCGGCGACATCGTCAAGGCCATCGCCGCCGGCGCGGACGTGGTGATGATCGGCAGTCTCTTTGCCGGCACCGACGAAACACCGGGCGAGGTGATCCTCTACGAAGGCCGCAGTTTCAAGAGCTACCGCGGCATGGGTTCCATCGAGGCCATGAAGTCGGGGAGCAAGGACCGCTACGGCCAGGCCGACGTGGAGGAGGCCAAGCTCGTGGCCGAAGGCATCGAGGGTCGCGTGCCCTACAAGGGGCGCCTCTCAGACTCGATCTACCAGCTGGTGGGCGGCCTGCGCGCGGGACTGGGCTACTGCGGCACCGCCAACCTGGCGGATCTGCGCGAGCGCGGGCGTTTCATGATGGTCACCTCCGCTGCGCTGCGCGAGAGCCATCCGCACGACGTCATCATCACCAAGGAAGCCCCCAACTACCGTTTGAGTTAGCATGACCTGGCACGGACAGATCAACCGCACCATCTGGGAGATCTCGGAGGCGATCAAGAAGCACCCCGAGCAGAAGCGCTACCGGCGCGAGCTGCTGCGTGCGCAGTTCCTGCAGCACTTCGAGCAGGACAAGGCCTTCCACGTGCCGCGCGACGACCGCACCTTCCTGTTCCTGCACGAGGGCGAGGGCCCTGTGGTGCTGCTGCTGCACGGTTCGGCGGGCACGCCAGCCGAGTTTCGCGAGCTGGGCAACCACCTCTACGCGCGCGGCATTTCGGTGTACTGCCCGCGGCTCACGCGCCAGACCGGGCGTGACCGTGAGGCGCTGTGGGAGTCGTGGGTGACGCAGGCGCAGATGGCGCTGGAAGCGGTGGCCACCTGCTCGGAGATGGCCTACGTGTGCGGCATGAGTCTGGGCGGCACCGTGGCGCTGATCCTGCACGACCGCGCGCCGTTGCACGGGATGATCCTGCTGGCTCCCGCCCTGTTTCCCCGGCTCAGCATCAAGGCGCGCTTCTTCCAGGTGGCCCGTGTGGTGACACCCACGGTGTTCTATCACTTCGCGGGCTGGAACGGCGAGGTGCTCAAGGCCATGGAACACGCTCGCAAGAACACGCGCGACATCCAGATTCCGGTGCTCGCCCTGCAGGCCGCCGACGACAACCGCCTCTCAGCGCGCGGATTGAAGATGGTGCGGCGGGTGGCCAAGGGAGCGGAGAGCGACATCCGCATGCTACCCACGGGTTCGCACGTGCTCACGCGCGGCGAACGCAAGGCCGACGTGTTCGAAGCGGTCAACGGGTTCGTAGAAAAGTCCGCGCGCGCCACCGGGTGGACGCCGCCGCGCAGTGGCTCGGGACCGGATCCTAGATCTGATCCATCGTGAAGCGGAAGGTCTCGTCCAGCTTCTGAATCTTCTTCACCAGTTCCTTCAGTTTCTCCCGCAGTTCGGGATCCTTCGATTTCTGATAATCCGAGTAGAGGTCGAGGAACTGGTCCTGCAGTTCCTTGAGCTGCTTGCTCGATTCCACGCGGTCCAGCGAACGTTCCAGGTGGTACACCTCGCCGGTGGAGAGACGGTCGAGGATGTTGAAGTACTCCCCGCGCATGTAGCTGAGGATCTGCACGTACTGCTCGAATCCCTTGGAGAGTTTCTCCAGCACCTCGCTGATGGCCGTGGCCTTGCGGAACATCGACTGGCTGTATGAGTAGGCAAACTGGTAGTACGCCTTGGCCCGCCCCACGTAGACCTCTTCGTTGTCCTTCATCAAAGCACCCATCGAGCCCGGCTTGGAGCCGTCGGAGTTGCGGAAAATGCCGATGGATATGAGCAGGAAGTCGGCGTTGGTCTTGTAGATGGTGTACTTGAGCCGCACGTCGGACGACTGCCGCACCTTCTCGAACAGATCGGTGTCGTAGCGCGAGAGATACTTGCGCGTGCGCTCGTGGTAGTCCGGGTTCATGAAGGACGTGAGCAGGCTGGCGAGATAGACGTTCACGTCCTCGTCGTAGTAGGTCTGGTTGGACGGGTTGCCGGACTCGAGCCTGCTGTAGAGCAGGCAGTTCATCACGAAGAAGAAGGTGGGCTCGACGTCGCGCTGCCCGCCGGGACCCAGGGTGATGTGACTTTCGCCTTCCATCTCGCGCTCCGATGCGGTTTCGGTTGCTGTCGAGCGTCGGGAAGGCGGCCACGGGGCCCGGCCGCGCCCCCACGCGATTCCGGCTGATGGGGGAGGCAGCAAGGCCCATGCCACGCAGCCTTTCCGCACCGCCGAGGGGCGCGTAGTGTAACGCACTGTTATATATACGGTTACTAATGGCGCCGCGCAAGCGCGTTTCCAGTTTGGGAACGCGTGAAATTGGGTTATAATTGCCCCCGGCGCCCCCGACTCTACTTCTAACTTATTAAAGTATAATGAGATGGGGCGTCGGGCGCGCGAGGGCGCGGGCCGGCCGGCCTGCGATACCGCGCGGAGACGGGGGGTCTTCACTTGAAAATCGGATTCCTGCAATTGCGCCCGCAGTTCGGGCGCGTCAAAGAGAACGTCCGTTCCGCCAAGTCGATGCTTGCGGGGATCACCGACACCACGGTGGTCCTGCCCGAGCTGTTCAACACCGGCTACCTGTTCCGCAACGCAGAGGAAGTCCGCAAACTCTCCGAGTCCGCGGCCAGCGGCTACACCGTCAGCGAACTGAAGAAGATCGCGGTGGCGCAGCAGTTGAACCTCGTGTTCGGCATGGCCGAGGCGAAGAACCGCAAGGTCTACAACTCCTCCGTGCTCATCACCGCGAAGGGAAAGATCCACACCTACCAGAAGGCGCATCTCTTCGACCGCGAGAAGCTGTTCTTCCAGCCCGGGACGCGCGCGTTCGCACCCGTCGCCGTGGACGGCGGCAAGCTGGGAATGATGGTGTGCTTCGACTGGTTCTATCCCGAGGTCACTCGTATTCTCGCCCTCGGCGGGGCGCAGGTCATCTGCCACCCGTCCAACCTGGTGCTGCCCTGGTGCCAGGAAGCCATGAAGACGCGTTGCATCGAGAACCGCGTCTTTGCCGTCACCGCCAACCGCATCGGTACGGAAAAACGCGGTGCGCATCAGCTCACCTTTACCGGCAAGAGTCAGATTGTGAATCCCATGGGTGAAGTTCTCGTCAGCGCCGGGGAACGAAGCGAGTCTCTGAAGATCGTGGAAATCGATCCGGCGATGGCATTGGACAAGCATGTCACCCCCAATAACGACCTGTTCAAAGACCGCAAGCCGGCCCTGTACAAACCGCTCCTTCGCAAGGTCGTATAAGGCCTAAAAAGCAACGCCAGGGCGCCCCCGTCCGTGCAAACTGCACCGGAACGGCGCGCCCAGGCCCTCCCGCGCGCCCCTCTATCCCCCGGTAATCACGTGCGTTAGGCCCCTGAGTGGCCACCGCCTGCTGGCATGTTACTTGCGTGACGGCGCGAGGCGAGCGCTGTCATTGCGCCCCGCTGTCCCTTTATTTCCCGGTGTCCCGACCGCCGGCCGATCAACCCGAAGGAGTTTCATCGTGGATCGCAAGAAGCCCCCGGTTCTCACTTCCCCGCGGAAAGTAGGCTTCCTGGTTGCGCTCATGCTGGTCGTTACCGGCCTCGGTGTTGGCTACTTCATCTCGGGTGCCTTCGGTCTGAAATGGCACTGGCTCGAACTCGGCGGCCTGTCGCCGACCACGTGGACGTTCAACCTCGACGCGTTCATCGAGGAAATGGTGCCGCTGGTGGCGCTGGTGACCCTGCTGGCCGTGGCGGCCCACGTGCTGGTTTCCGGCGCGGTCAAGCGCTACACGCGCTACGTCGATTCGGGCACGGAATACAAGCAACTGCTCAAGTCCATCAAGACCATCGATGATCTCGAGGACGAGGAGCGTCTGGAACAGCTCAAGCAGCACCCCGAACTGCGCGAGTTCCTTCTCGGTTTCAAGACGCGCATGGCGGCGCGCGAGCGCCAGCTGAAGGAAGGCGAGCGGCGCCCCGTGGCCTCGCGGGAGAACGATGGCGCGGCCCGCAAGCTCCCCGCCGAGTGCGGCATCCTGGTGAGCGCCATCATGAACGGAAAGGCCGGCTTCTCCGGCGACCTCGCCCTCACCATTCCGGAACTCAAGCAGATTGAGCGCGCGGTTCGCGACAACCTGCCGGGCGACAGCGCCGCAAGCGCGGAAGTCGAGTCGCTGCGCAGCCGCATCAATACCACGGTGGAAGCGGTGCGCAATCGCAGCGCCGGCATCCGGCGCGACGTCGACGCCTGCGTCACCGGCGTGCGCGAAATGGAGAAGATGCTCGCGCAGCTCAAGAAGGCCATCGAGAAGAACCAGGAGGCCGCGGTTGCCACCGAGGGCATTTCCAACGCCGCCAGGCAACTCGACAGCATGGCGGAAGCCCTGACCGGCCTCGGCGAGGAAACCCGCCGCATTGCCATTGCCGCCGCGCTGGAAGTCAGTGGTGGCGCCGAGGGGCAGTCCATCAAGGTCGCCGAAGAGGTGCGCACCATCGCCACGCGCTTCAACGCCGTCGCGGCGCAGTGGAAGAAGGCGGGCCCCGCGTTGCGCACCGGCCTTTCCACCATCGAGAAGGGCGTGTCGTCCAACGGCCAGCGCCGCAAGCAACTCGTCGCCTCCGCCGCCAAGGCCACCACCCTGGCGCAGAAGTGGGGCGAGCGCCTGGTGGCGCTGCAGGAGCAGATCTGCGAACTCGAGCGCGCCGCCGGAATTCAGGCCGACGTGGGCGAGTCCCGCGAGTGGGGAGCCATCGACGGGGACCTCAACGAGTACGCGCCGGAAGAGACCGTCGAGCCCGACATCCACGAAGAAGAGGACGACAGCTACGAAGCGCCCTCCGTGGACGAGGACGACGCGGTCGACGAGGCCGAGCCGGAGGCGGTGGAGGAAGAGACGGTTGCCGGTCTGGAGGAGAGCGGAACGGAATCTTTCGAGAATAACGCGCCCCCGGCCGTGTTCGAGGAGGAAGCCGGCGAGGACGAGTCCCAGTTCGCGGACATCCCCGGCTTCGAGAAGGAACAGCGCGTGTTCAACGAAGGAATCGCGCAGACCCCGGGCGAGCCGGACGACACCGGCGACGGCCTCGAGGTGGAACCGGAATCGTCCGATGTCTACAGCGAAGCCCGCCACCCTGCGCCCTCCGCCGAAGCTGCGGCCGAGGAGCCCGCGCCCGAAACGTCGTCGCACTCCGACGACGGCTTCCTCACCGGACCGCGCGGCAAGGCGCCCGCCAGGAAGGCGGCCGAGCCCGAAGCGGAATCCGATCCCGCTCCCAGGCGCCGTCCGCCCATCAAGGTGGTGCCGGTCGAGGTCGACACCGAACCCGAAGAGGACGGCCGCATCGATATTGACGCCGAGGTCGAAGAGGATGCCGACGCCCTGGATCTGTACGCGCTGGGCGCGGTGGATTTCGTGGAGGGCGTGCACGCCTGATCTGAATGGACAGTCGCTCGCTATTTGCCCGTCAGGTACGCTCGCAGTGCGAAACGCTCTGCGAGCTTCTGACTTGTCCGGTGGACACGCCGGTTCCGGAAGCGGTGCTCGAGCGCTGCAAGGTCAGCATCCGCATGCTGGCCGGCAGCATGCTCGTGGTCGACCTGACGGACTGGTCGCGCCTGCTCGGCGCGGTGGAAACCCTGCTCACCGTGCACGGCGAGCGCAACCTGGGCTGGGACGAGCGCATGGCGCAGGTGATCTTCGAGCTCATCGAGAAGGAAGAGCTGCTCGCCTCGTGCCATGAGCGCGACGGCGAAGAGGGCGCGCGCAAGTCCATCCCCACCCACGAGGTGGATGCGCTCATCGCCGGTGTCGACGCGCTGCGCGAGGAGTGCGAACACATGGAGCCCGCGCCGCCGCCGGCACCGCCCGCCGCCGCCAGCCCGGAGCGCCTGGGCAACGTCGCCGCACAGTTGCGCGCCGCCTGCGAACAGGTTCTGGACACCATTACATCGGATGCGTGGCAGGGCCGCAACAGCGACGCGGACACCGTCGAAGACCTGCGTCGCGCGCTGGGAACCATCGAGTTCTATGCGCGCGCCACCGACCGAATCGTGGCGTCGGTGGAGGAGTCCGTCGTATCGCCTCGCTGCGACCTGGCGCCACTGGAGACCGCGCTCGGGGACTTCGCCACCGAACTCATGCACGGCTCCGGCCGCGAACTCGCCATTTCCATCACCGGCGCGAGCATCGAGATGGAACCGTCGCTGCTGCCCGCTGCGTACCGGATCCTGCACGCAATGATCGGGGACATCTTCGAAAGGTGCACCGAGGGGCGGATCGAGGTTGCGGTCACGGTTGAAGACCGGCGCGGTGCGTTGCACTGGACGGTCGCCGACAACGGAGAAAACTTCCTGTCCGATTCGCGGCTCGACCACGAGGACCAGCTCGCGTTCTACCCGGGGCTGCGGCACGTGGTTCGCACGCTCAAGGAACACCACGGCACACTGGCCGTGGAGCCCGGCGCGGGCCGGCAGGCGCGCTTCGAGTTTTCGCTGCCCGCATCCACCCAGGCCGAGTCGCTGGTGGTGTGGGAGCACGCGGGCCGCACCTTCTCGGCACGGGCCGCGCAGGTGGTGAAGGTGGTTCCATCCAACGCCGACATCCGGCGCGAGAACGCCTACGGGGAGCACATGCTCATCGACGGTCGCAAGATCCCGCTCATAAAGCTGGACGTCCTGTTTCCGGAGGCGCCCTCGACCGGGGCGCGCATCGCCATACTCGGCGCCCTGGAGAAGAACGTCGCGTTCTACGTGCCGGACGACGGGTTGACCCAGGTCGGGGTGGTGCTGGGGGATTCGATTCCGGTGTGGAAGGGTGCCCCGCACGAAGTGGCGCGCGTGGATGGCCGCCGGGTGCCGCTGCTGGACGCGGACGATCTGCTGCGCGGCTACCTGTCGATTACCGGCACGGTGAGCTACGAAACCATGTCGTCGAGCGGCGTACAGGATCCGCTGGATATCTATGCGTCGGGGAGCATGTCGGGCGAAGAGCCCGTCGATGGAGAAGGGGCTGCGGCCGACGTGGGCGACGAGATCGAGATTCTTATCATCGAACAGAGCGAGGCGACACGAAACGCCTTCACGGACATTCTTGCGCGGCAGCGCCTGCGCGCGTCGTTTGCGGGAGACGTGGAGGAGGCCCTGGGCCTGATTCGTCTCAAGGAGCCGCGCGTGATCATAAGCGAGTTCCGGATTCCGACCATGGCCGCCAAGCGCATCGTGGACTCGCTGCGCAAGGAGGGACTTGCCATCCCCGTGCTGGTCACGACGTCGCAGTCCGGCAAGACCGCCGACCTCCTGGTGGAGAAGCTCGGCGCGTC
This DNA window, taken from Candidatus Krumholzibacteriia bacterium, encodes the following:
- the dcd gene encoding dCTP deaminase codes for the protein MSIKPDKWITRMVKEYGMIEPYADAQVSSNAVSFGVSSYGYDIRIADEFKIFTNINSTVVDPKNFDPRSFVDYKGDVAIIPPNSFALGRSVEYFRIPRNVLTICVGKSTYARCGIITNVTPFEPEWEGYVTLEISNTTPLPAKIYANEGIAQVLFFESDEDCLVSYKDKKGKYQKQVGITLPRVPGK
- a CDS encoding DUF1931 domain-containing protein, with translation MAKAAKKAASVELIISKSRTKGAAKGYNVSSEFYPALDKYVRMAIKAAGDRAKANKRKTLKPSDL
- a CDS encoding class II glutamine amidotransferase; translation: MCRWMAYQGGSILLEELLFNAQSNLIDQSMSSRSAETPTNGDGFGVGWYGSRERPGLFRSIRPAWNDFNLRDLAGQIHAHLFLAHVRATSLATIQETNCHPFRYGNWLFVHNGEIFEVEKVRRDLMMAVDERYFNNIAGTTDSELMFHLALTFGLEKDPSAALARMAGFVEATARRHGVTESLWMTLGLSDGKRLFAVRYASDGDAPTLYHSQAVEELHRINPALREELGPQTRVVVSEPIGRFAEMWVEVPQGSLLEMQGGDLEIRPFQPTG
- the guaB gene encoding IMP dehydrogenase produces the protein MPDKILGTGVTFDDVLLVPAKSSFLPGDADVSTRLTKKIKLNIPIVSAAMDTVTEAQFAIAIAREGGLGFIHRNMTPERQAEQIDLVKRSESGVISNPITLGPSVLVRDAKALMKKYGVSGVPVTDKNGILVGILTARDLRFNDDDSLPIKKLMTAKGLVTAPVGIRMEAARKLLHEHRIEKLPVVDAKGYLRGLITVKDIQKKLDFPNACKDTLGRLRVGGAVGVGPEALVRAGLMAEAGVDVVTIDTAHGHTTNVMETIAAIKKKHRTLPVVAGNVATAAATRDLIKAGVDAIKVGMGPGAICTTRVVAGAGVPQITAIMDCASVASRAGIPLIADGGIKYSGDIVKAIAAGADVVMIGSLFAGTDETPGEVILYEGRSFKSYRGMGSIEAMKSGSKDRYGQADVEEAKLVAEGIEGRVPYKGRLSDSIYQLVGGLRAGLGYCGTANLADLRERGRFMMVTSAALRESHPHDVIITKEAPNYRLS
- a CDS encoding alpha/beta fold hydrolase, translating into MTWHGQINRTIWEISEAIKKHPEQKRYRRELLRAQFLQHFEQDKAFHVPRDDRTFLFLHEGEGPVVLLLHGSAGTPAEFRELGNHLYARGISVYCPRLTRQTGRDREALWESWVTQAQMALEAVATCSEMAYVCGMSLGGTVALILHDRAPLHGMILLAPALFPRLSIKARFFQVARVVTPTVFYHFAGWNGEVLKAMEHARKNTRDIQIPVLALQAADDNRLSARGLKMVRRVAKGAESDIRMLPTGSHVLTRGERKADVFEAVNGFVEKSARATGWTPPRSGSGPDPRSDPS
- a CDS encoding beta-ureidopropionase — protein: MKIGFLQLRPQFGRVKENVRSAKSMLAGITDTTVVLPELFNTGYLFRNAEEVRKLSESAASGYTVSELKKIAVAQQLNLVFGMAEAKNRKVYNSSVLITAKGKIHTYQKAHLFDREKLFFQPGTRAFAPVAVDGGKLGMMVCFDWFYPEVTRILALGGAQVICHPSNLVLPWCQEAMKTRCIENRVFAVTANRIGTEKRGAHQLTFTGKSQIVNPMGEVLVSAGERSESLKIVEIDPAMALDKHVTPNNDLFKDRKPALYKPLLRKVV
- a CDS encoding response regulator translates to MDTPVPEAVLERCKVSIRMLAGSMLVVDLTDWSRLLGAVETLLTVHGERNLGWDERMAQVIFELIEKEELLASCHERDGEEGARKSIPTHEVDALIAGVDALREECEHMEPAPPPAPPAAASPERLGNVAAQLRAACEQVLDTITSDAWQGRNSDADTVEDLRRALGTIEFYARATDRIVASVEESVVSPRCDLAPLETALGDFATELMHGSGRELAISITGASIEMEPSLLPAAYRILHAMIGDIFERCTEGRIEVAVTVEDRRGALHWTVADNGENFLSDSRLDHEDQLAFYPGLRHVVRTLKEHHGTLAVEPGAGRQARFEFSLPASTQAESLVVWEHAGRTFSARAAQVVKVVPSNADIRRENAYGEHMLIDGRKIPLIKLDVLFPEAPSTGARIAILGALEKNVAFYVPDDGLTQVGVVLGDSIPVWKGAPHEVARVDGRRVPLLDADDLLRGYLSITGTVSYETMSSSGVQDPLDIYASGSMSGEEPVDGEGAAADVGDEIEILIIEQSEATRNAFTDILARQRLRASFAGDVEEALGLIRLKEPRVIISEFRIPTMAAKRIVDSLRKEGLAIPVLVTTSQSGKTADLLVEKLGASGYLSKPLTSSQVASQLSGFLGVVH